One Xiphophorus hellerii strain 12219 chromosome 1, Xiphophorus_hellerii-4.1, whole genome shotgun sequence DNA segment encodes these proteins:
- the lrif1 gene encoding uncharacterized protein lrif1 isoform X3, with amino-acid sequence MKLIPVQRSDRQPPPAQQDVQRSNGQLLGQSYLTQTHAQVISGQSFPTQTPVLRTNGVSHPTLMPVQLLSAQFFPTQTPVQSYPIQTPVQIINGQSVPMQMPFQRTDGQSYLTAVPQKVFTVFKPLLQSASPPFVSPLNVLTGKMDSLKTQSLQQQTEARIPQTGSPSVGGSSEIPASETSPALRKSEVPNFPTEAHAPSVYSSKHQPVVKDQTFSPSASFSAKRSSPIVIYLSPDSTENPEVALGSAADRLRELAVMVNTCDSLCKSAGSEPFTCDAPLKKGPAPKLKLIPKASGRPCSPTRWVIEEIGSCLAKGPSIKLPPSESAHFSKKQDVPNQTLPENPNPWVVYDGRMFYGTKAGRSSSKPPTATQSLPPSSFSSLQQPVGSAGSLTNEVIDLCDDDCSPSSNMSSVYCEEEDHVIFVSYVPPKSKSGSGLKDGLGSGSSSSRTNAAAGRDTGRVQSPSISLNGSGPAEGVIVESLNPKCLIGTTKQCPDNLEMDTEAGSSGSPSKEEHPATVQQNSELPVPAGTSSSAPETCPKSDHQLRNIFGITADVKICLQKIDEMPHWCVSASVVQTTSRGPVDGSDLSRDVLKAKEVSLQDFPSPDKLDDNVRTEREHSPSPHSRTLRSPCVSKENCCSFSPQAKPVFGYVEPIDEDFPDENDLPQLQDTPVHPQTQTCVEVTANTRRMGRTRKRTMCLCCVPPTLLPVIKSGTRLEELEMWMSAIEPASKRVGRTKAARKTSTRISHPNCRVHKPPAGSDPSTVPEGLKRHEQIKKHNEHQAKKLHK; translated from the exons ATGAAGCTGATTCCTGTCCAACGGAGCGACAGGCAGCCTCCCCCGGCCCAGCAGGACGTCCAAAGGAGTAACGGACAGTTACTAGGACAGTCCTACTTGACTCAGACACATGCCCAGGTAATCAGTGGTCAGTCGTTCCCCACTCAGACGCCCGTCCTGAGGACCAACGGAGTGTCTCACCCGACCCTGATGCCTGTTCAGTTACTCAGTGCACAGTTCTTCCCGACTCAGACCCCTGTCCAGTCTTATCCCATCCAGACACCTGTCCAGATAATTAATGGACAGTCCGTCCCGATGCAGATGCCTTTCCAGAGGACCGATGGACAGTCCTACCTGACTGCGGTTCCTCAGAAAGTCTTTACAGTGTTTAAGCCCCTGCTTCAGAGCGCCTCTCCACCGTTTGTTTCTCCGCTGAATGTGTTGACTGGTAAAATGGACTCCTTAAAAACCCAAAGTCTTCAGCAGCAGACCGAGGCCAGAATTCCCCAGACCGGATCCCCTTCAGTAGGAGGCTCCAGTGAGATTCCAGCATCAGAGACATCTCCAGCACTCCGTAAGTCAGAAGTCCCAAATTTTCCTACTGAAGCACATGCCCCGAGTGTTTACTCGTCCAAGCATCAGCCAGTTGTCAAGGATCAGACCTTTTCTCCCTCGGCAAGCTTCTCTGCCAAACGCAGCTCCCCCATTGTGATCTACTTGTCACCAGACAGCACGGAGAACCCAGAGGTGGCCCTCGGCTCTGCGGCTGACAGGCTGAGAGAACTGGCGGTGATGGTAAACACTTGTGATTCGCTGTGCAAGAGTGCCGGATCAGAACCGTTCACCTGTGACGCACCTTTAAAGAAAGGACCAGCCCCCAAGTTAAAACTGATTCCAAAGGCGTCAGGGAGACCTTGCAGTCCAACACGGTGGGTCATAGAGGAGATAGGTAGCTGTTTAGCCAAAGGCCCCTCCATAAAGCTGCCGCCTTCTGAATCTGCCCACTTCTCCAAGAAGCAAGACGTTCCCAATCAAACCCTGCCGGAAAATCCAAATCCTTGGGTGGTGTATGATGGAAGGATGTTTTATGGAACCAAAGCGGGCCGCTCGTCTTCTAAGCCCCCCACAGCCACACAGTCGCTTCCTCCATCTTCATTTTCATCTTTACAACAGCCAGTCGGGTCAGCGGGATCGCTAACAAACGAAGTGATTGATCTTTGTGACGACGACTGCTCTCCGTCCTCTAACATGTCCTCCGTTTACTGTGAAGAGGAAGACCATGTGATCTTTGTGTCTTATGTTCCACCCAAGTCCAAGTCTGGCTCTGGCCTGAAGGATGGGTTGGGCAGTGGAAGCTCCAGCAGCAGGACTAATGCTGCGGCTGGAAGAGACACAGGTCGGGTCCAGAGCCCTTCCATCAGCCTCAATGGTTCCGGTCCAGCAGAGGGGGTCATAGTTGAGAGTTTAAACCCAAAGTGTCTGATAGGAACCACTAAGCAGTGTCCAGATAATCTGGAGATGGACACTGAGGCGGGAAGCTCAGGGAGTCCCAGCAAGGAAGAACATCCTGCAACAGTACAG CAGAACTCTGAACTTCCTGTTCCTGCGGGGACATCTTCATCAGCACCAGAAACCTGTCCAAAGTCCGACCACCAGCTCAGGAACATATTTGGGATTacagctgatgtaaaaatttgCCTTCAAAAGATTGATGAAATGCCACATTGGTGTGTCTCAGCAAGCGTGGTACAAACAACGTCCCGAGGTCCAGTGGACGGGAGTGACCTGTCGAGAGATGTTCTAAAAGCCAAAGAGGTTTCTCTGCAGGACTTTCCCAGTCCAGATAAACTGGACGATAACGTCCGGACTGAACGGGAGCACTCACCGTCTCCTCACTCCAGAACTCTGAGAAGTCCGTGTGTCTCAAAGGAGAACTGCTGTTCCTTTTCACCTCAAGCCAAGCCTGTGTTCGGCTACGTTGAACCCATTGACGAGGACTTCCCCGACGAAAACGACCTTCCCCAGTTACAGGACACGCCTGTCCATCCTCAGACGCAGACATGTGTGGAAGTCACCGCGAACACTAGGAGAATGGGGCGGACAAGGAAACGCACCATGTGTCTGTGCTGTGTCCCCCCTACTCTGCTTCCCGTTATCAAATCCGGCACCAGGTTGGAAGAGTTGGAGATGTGGATGTCGGCGATAGAGCCGGCGAGTAAACGAGTAGGGCGAACGAAGGCTGCGAGGAAAACCTCCACGAGGATCAGCCACCCCAACTGTAGGGTACACAAGCCTCCTGCCGGCAGTGACCCCTCCACTGTGCCTGAGGGGTTAAAAAGACACGAACAGATCAAGAAACACAATGAACATCAGGCGAAGAAGCTACACAAATGA
- the lrif1 gene encoding uncharacterized protein lrif1 isoform X1: MDSVLYQVTPAVGADGKGIMKLIPVQRSDRQPPPAQQDVQRSNGQLLGQSYLTQTHAQVISGQSFPTQTPVLRTNGVSHPTLMPVQLLSAQFFPTQTPVQSYPIQTPVQIINGQSVPMQMPFQRTDGQSYLTAVPQKVFTVFKPLLQSASPPFVSPLNVLTGKMDSLKTQSLQQQTEARIPQTGSPSVGGSSEIPASETSPALRKSEVPNFPTEAHAPSVYSSKHQPVVKDQTFSPSASFSAKRSSPIVIYLSPDSTENPEVALGSAADRLRELAVMVNTCDSLCKSAGSEPFTCDAPLKKGPAPKLKLIPKASGRPCSPTRWVIEEIGSCLAKGPSIKLPPSESAHFSKKQDVPNQTLPENPNPWVVYDGRMFYGTKAGRSSSKPPTATQSLPPSSFSSLQQPVGSAGSLTNEVIDLCDDDCSPSSNMSSVYCEEEDHVIFVSYVPPKSKSGSGLKDGLGSGSSSSRTNAAAGRDTGRVQSPSISLNGSGPAEGVIVESLNPKCLIGTTKQCPDNLEMDTEAGSSGSPSKEEHPATVQQNSELPVPAGTSSSAPETCPKSDHQLRNIFGITADVKICLQKIDEMPHWCVSASVVQTTSRGPVDGSDLSRDVLKAKEVSLQDFPSPDKLDDNVRTEREHSPSPHSRTLRSPCVSKENCCSFSPQAKPVFGYVEPIDEDFPDENDLPQLQDTPVHPQTQTCVEVTANTRRMGRTRKRTMCLCCVPPTLLPVIKSGTRLEELEMWMSAIEPASKRVGRTKAARKTSTRISHPNCRVHKPPAGSDPSTVPEGLKRHEQIKKHNEHQAKKLHK, from the exons ATGGACAG TGTCCTCTACCAGGTAACGCCTGCTGTTGGAGCCGATGGGAAGGGTATTATGAAGCTGATTCCTGTCCAACGGAGCGACAGGCAGCCTCCCCCGGCCCAGCAGGACGTCCAAAGGAGTAACGGACAGTTACTAGGACAGTCCTACTTGACTCAGACACATGCCCAGGTAATCAGTGGTCAGTCGTTCCCCACTCAGACGCCCGTCCTGAGGACCAACGGAGTGTCTCACCCGACCCTGATGCCTGTTCAGTTACTCAGTGCACAGTTCTTCCCGACTCAGACCCCTGTCCAGTCTTATCCCATCCAGACACCTGTCCAGATAATTAATGGACAGTCCGTCCCGATGCAGATGCCTTTCCAGAGGACCGATGGACAGTCCTACCTGACTGCGGTTCCTCAGAAAGTCTTTACAGTGTTTAAGCCCCTGCTTCAGAGCGCCTCTCCACCGTTTGTTTCTCCGCTGAATGTGTTGACTGGTAAAATGGACTCCTTAAAAACCCAAAGTCTTCAGCAGCAGACCGAGGCCAGAATTCCCCAGACCGGATCCCCTTCAGTAGGAGGCTCCAGTGAGATTCCAGCATCAGAGACATCTCCAGCACTCCGTAAGTCAGAAGTCCCAAATTTTCCTACTGAAGCACATGCCCCGAGTGTTTACTCGTCCAAGCATCAGCCAGTTGTCAAGGATCAGACCTTTTCTCCCTCGGCAAGCTTCTCTGCCAAACGCAGCTCCCCCATTGTGATCTACTTGTCACCAGACAGCACGGAGAACCCAGAGGTGGCCCTCGGCTCTGCGGCTGACAGGCTGAGAGAACTGGCGGTGATGGTAAACACTTGTGATTCGCTGTGCAAGAGTGCCGGATCAGAACCGTTCACCTGTGACGCACCTTTAAAGAAAGGACCAGCCCCCAAGTTAAAACTGATTCCAAAGGCGTCAGGGAGACCTTGCAGTCCAACACGGTGGGTCATAGAGGAGATAGGTAGCTGTTTAGCCAAAGGCCCCTCCATAAAGCTGCCGCCTTCTGAATCTGCCCACTTCTCCAAGAAGCAAGACGTTCCCAATCAAACCCTGCCGGAAAATCCAAATCCTTGGGTGGTGTATGATGGAAGGATGTTTTATGGAACCAAAGCGGGCCGCTCGTCTTCTAAGCCCCCCACAGCCACACAGTCGCTTCCTCCATCTTCATTTTCATCTTTACAACAGCCAGTCGGGTCAGCGGGATCGCTAACAAACGAAGTGATTGATCTTTGTGACGACGACTGCTCTCCGTCCTCTAACATGTCCTCCGTTTACTGTGAAGAGGAAGACCATGTGATCTTTGTGTCTTATGTTCCACCCAAGTCCAAGTCTGGCTCTGGCCTGAAGGATGGGTTGGGCAGTGGAAGCTCCAGCAGCAGGACTAATGCTGCGGCTGGAAGAGACACAGGTCGGGTCCAGAGCCCTTCCATCAGCCTCAATGGTTCCGGTCCAGCAGAGGGGGTCATAGTTGAGAGTTTAAACCCAAAGTGTCTGATAGGAACCACTAAGCAGTGTCCAGATAATCTGGAGATGGACACTGAGGCGGGAAGCTCAGGGAGTCCCAGCAAGGAAGAACATCCTGCAACAGTACAG CAGAACTCTGAACTTCCTGTTCCTGCGGGGACATCTTCATCAGCACCAGAAACCTGTCCAAAGTCCGACCACCAGCTCAGGAACATATTTGGGATTacagctgatgtaaaaatttgCCTTCAAAAGATTGATGAAATGCCACATTGGTGTGTCTCAGCAAGCGTGGTACAAACAACGTCCCGAGGTCCAGTGGACGGGAGTGACCTGTCGAGAGATGTTCTAAAAGCCAAAGAGGTTTCTCTGCAGGACTTTCCCAGTCCAGATAAACTGGACGATAACGTCCGGACTGAACGGGAGCACTCACCGTCTCCTCACTCCAGAACTCTGAGAAGTCCGTGTGTCTCAAAGGAGAACTGCTGTTCCTTTTCACCTCAAGCCAAGCCTGTGTTCGGCTACGTTGAACCCATTGACGAGGACTTCCCCGACGAAAACGACCTTCCCCAGTTACAGGACACGCCTGTCCATCCTCAGACGCAGACATGTGTGGAAGTCACCGCGAACACTAGGAGAATGGGGCGGACAAGGAAACGCACCATGTGTCTGTGCTGTGTCCCCCCTACTCTGCTTCCCGTTATCAAATCCGGCACCAGGTTGGAAGAGTTGGAGATGTGGATGTCGGCGATAGAGCCGGCGAGTAAACGAGTAGGGCGAACGAAGGCTGCGAGGAAAACCTCCACGAGGATCAGCCACCCCAACTGTAGGGTACACAAGCCTCCTGCCGGCAGTGACCCCTCCACTGTGCCTGAGGGGTTAAAAAGACACGAACAGATCAAGAAACACAATGAACATCAGGCGAAGAAGCTACACAAATGA
- the lrif1 gene encoding uncharacterized protein lrif1 isoform X2, with protein sequence MDSVLYQVTPAVGADGKGIMKLIPVQRSDRQPPPAQQDVQRSNGQLLGQSYLTQTHAQVISGQSFPTQTPVLRTNGVSHPTLMPVQLLSAQFFPTQTPVQSYPIQTPVQIINGQSVPMQMPFQRTDGQSYLTAVPQKVFTVFKPLLQSASPPFVSPLNVLTGKMDSLKTQSLQQQTEARIPQTGSPSVGGSSEIPASETSPALRKSEVPNFPTEAHAPSVYSSKHQPVVKDQTFSPSASFSAKRSSPIVIYLSPDSTENPEVALGSAADRLRELAVMVNTCDSLCKSAGSEPFTCDAPLKKGPAPKLKLIPKASGRPCSPTRWVIEEIGSCLAKGPSIKLPPSESAHFSKKQDVPNQTLPENPNPWVVYDGRMFYGTKAGRSSSKPPTATQSLPPSSFSSLQQPVGSAGSLTNEVIDLCDDDCSPSSNMSSVYCEEEDHVIFVSYVPPKSKSGSGLKDGLGSGSSSSRTNAAAGRDTGRVQSPSISLNGSGPAEGVIVESLNPKCLIGTTKQCPDNLEMDTEAGSSGSPSKEEHPATVQNSELPVPAGTSSSAPETCPKSDHQLRNIFGITADVKICLQKIDEMPHWCVSASVVQTTSRGPVDGSDLSRDVLKAKEVSLQDFPSPDKLDDNVRTEREHSPSPHSRTLRSPCVSKENCCSFSPQAKPVFGYVEPIDEDFPDENDLPQLQDTPVHPQTQTCVEVTANTRRMGRTRKRTMCLCCVPPTLLPVIKSGTRLEELEMWMSAIEPASKRVGRTKAARKTSTRISHPNCRVHKPPAGSDPSTVPEGLKRHEQIKKHNEHQAKKLHK encoded by the exons ATGGACAG TGTCCTCTACCAGGTAACGCCTGCTGTTGGAGCCGATGGGAAGGGTATTATGAAGCTGATTCCTGTCCAACGGAGCGACAGGCAGCCTCCCCCGGCCCAGCAGGACGTCCAAAGGAGTAACGGACAGTTACTAGGACAGTCCTACTTGACTCAGACACATGCCCAGGTAATCAGTGGTCAGTCGTTCCCCACTCAGACGCCCGTCCTGAGGACCAACGGAGTGTCTCACCCGACCCTGATGCCTGTTCAGTTACTCAGTGCACAGTTCTTCCCGACTCAGACCCCTGTCCAGTCTTATCCCATCCAGACACCTGTCCAGATAATTAATGGACAGTCCGTCCCGATGCAGATGCCTTTCCAGAGGACCGATGGACAGTCCTACCTGACTGCGGTTCCTCAGAAAGTCTTTACAGTGTTTAAGCCCCTGCTTCAGAGCGCCTCTCCACCGTTTGTTTCTCCGCTGAATGTGTTGACTGGTAAAATGGACTCCTTAAAAACCCAAAGTCTTCAGCAGCAGACCGAGGCCAGAATTCCCCAGACCGGATCCCCTTCAGTAGGAGGCTCCAGTGAGATTCCAGCATCAGAGACATCTCCAGCACTCCGTAAGTCAGAAGTCCCAAATTTTCCTACTGAAGCACATGCCCCGAGTGTTTACTCGTCCAAGCATCAGCCAGTTGTCAAGGATCAGACCTTTTCTCCCTCGGCAAGCTTCTCTGCCAAACGCAGCTCCCCCATTGTGATCTACTTGTCACCAGACAGCACGGAGAACCCAGAGGTGGCCCTCGGCTCTGCGGCTGACAGGCTGAGAGAACTGGCGGTGATGGTAAACACTTGTGATTCGCTGTGCAAGAGTGCCGGATCAGAACCGTTCACCTGTGACGCACCTTTAAAGAAAGGACCAGCCCCCAAGTTAAAACTGATTCCAAAGGCGTCAGGGAGACCTTGCAGTCCAACACGGTGGGTCATAGAGGAGATAGGTAGCTGTTTAGCCAAAGGCCCCTCCATAAAGCTGCCGCCTTCTGAATCTGCCCACTTCTCCAAGAAGCAAGACGTTCCCAATCAAACCCTGCCGGAAAATCCAAATCCTTGGGTGGTGTATGATGGAAGGATGTTTTATGGAACCAAAGCGGGCCGCTCGTCTTCTAAGCCCCCCACAGCCACACAGTCGCTTCCTCCATCTTCATTTTCATCTTTACAACAGCCAGTCGGGTCAGCGGGATCGCTAACAAACGAAGTGATTGATCTTTGTGACGACGACTGCTCTCCGTCCTCTAACATGTCCTCCGTTTACTGTGAAGAGGAAGACCATGTGATCTTTGTGTCTTATGTTCCACCCAAGTCCAAGTCTGGCTCTGGCCTGAAGGATGGGTTGGGCAGTGGAAGCTCCAGCAGCAGGACTAATGCTGCGGCTGGAAGAGACACAGGTCGGGTCCAGAGCCCTTCCATCAGCCTCAATGGTTCCGGTCCAGCAGAGGGGGTCATAGTTGAGAGTTTAAACCCAAAGTGTCTGATAGGAACCACTAAGCAGTGTCCAGATAATCTGGAGATGGACACTGAGGCGGGAAGCTCAGGGAGTCCCAGCAAGGAAGAACATCCTGCAACAGTACAG AACTCTGAACTTCCTGTTCCTGCGGGGACATCTTCATCAGCACCAGAAACCTGTCCAAAGTCCGACCACCAGCTCAGGAACATATTTGGGATTacagctgatgtaaaaatttgCCTTCAAAAGATTGATGAAATGCCACATTGGTGTGTCTCAGCAAGCGTGGTACAAACAACGTCCCGAGGTCCAGTGGACGGGAGTGACCTGTCGAGAGATGTTCTAAAAGCCAAAGAGGTTTCTCTGCAGGACTTTCCCAGTCCAGATAAACTGGACGATAACGTCCGGACTGAACGGGAGCACTCACCGTCTCCTCACTCCAGAACTCTGAGAAGTCCGTGTGTCTCAAAGGAGAACTGCTGTTCCTTTTCACCTCAAGCCAAGCCTGTGTTCGGCTACGTTGAACCCATTGACGAGGACTTCCCCGACGAAAACGACCTTCCCCAGTTACAGGACACGCCTGTCCATCCTCAGACGCAGACATGTGTGGAAGTCACCGCGAACACTAGGAGAATGGGGCGGACAAGGAAACGCACCATGTGTCTGTGCTGTGTCCCCCCTACTCTGCTTCCCGTTATCAAATCCGGCACCAGGTTGGAAGAGTTGGAGATGTGGATGTCGGCGATAGAGCCGGCGAGTAAACGAGTAGGGCGAACGAAGGCTGCGAGGAAAACCTCCACGAGGATCAGCCACCCCAACTGTAGGGTACACAAGCCTCCTGCCGGCAGTGACCCCTCCACTGTGCCTGAGGGGTTAAAAAGACACGAACAGATCAAGAAACACAATGAACATCAGGCGAAGAAGCTACACAAATGA